A genomic region of Friedmanniella luteola contains the following coding sequences:
- a CDS encoding UDP-N-acetylmuramoyl-L-alanyl-D-glutamate--2,6-diaminopimelate ligase — protein sequence MVRDTGTLGSVGAVPPVPTLRPRLGRPLPLRALAAELGEEPRLVAPAGADPAVTGITLDSRLVLPGDLYVALPGQHHHGAAFSAAARAAGAVAVLTDPAGRADAEAAGLPVLVTARARPLMAHAAAAVYGHPAERLTMHAVTGTNGKTTTTFLLDAALRAAGHRVGTVGTIGFLLDGRPLPAGRTTITTPESPELQALLAHLLEAGADSVAMEVSSHALVLGRADAITFDVAAFTNLGRDHLDFHGDEESYFAAKAQLFTPERTRQVVLSVDDAGGRRMLDQVRRTPELTLRTVSLSDPDADYLLLDARPAPDGRTAVTARADGRRLDLVLPLPGDFNVRNALTALAMVALAGGDVAAAAAGLADVDVPGRMQRVALGPGAPTVVVDFAHTPQAVAAALGAVRDRRVVAVLGCGGDRDPAKRRPMGEAAARGAAVVVVTDDNPRSEDPAAIRAEVLAGARAAGGPAEVHDGGDRASAIRLALSLAGPDDVVAVLGKGHETGQEVAGTVLPFADADVARAAWAALGGPPAAPAGGPR from the coding sequence ATGGTGAGGGACACCGGGACGCTCGGTAGCGTCGGGGCCGTGCCACCCGTCCCGACTCTGCGTCCCCGCCTCGGCCGGCCGCTGCCCCTGCGCGCGCTGGCCGCCGAGCTGGGGGAGGAGCCGCGGCTGGTGGCGCCGGCCGGCGCCGACCCCGCGGTCACCGGCATCACCCTGGACTCCCGGCTGGTCCTGCCGGGCGACCTGTACGTCGCCCTGCCCGGCCAGCACCACCACGGCGCGGCGTTCTCCGCCGCCGCGCGGGCCGCCGGAGCCGTCGCCGTGCTGACCGACCCCGCCGGCCGGGCCGACGCCGAGGCGGCCGGGCTGCCGGTGCTGGTCACGGCCCGCGCCCGGCCGCTGATGGCGCACGCCGCGGCCGCGGTCTACGGGCACCCCGCCGAGCGGCTCACCATGCACGCCGTCACCGGCACCAACGGCAAGACGACCACCACGTTCCTGCTCGACGCGGCGCTCCGGGCCGCGGGGCACCGGGTGGGCACGGTCGGCACCATCGGCTTCCTCCTCGACGGCCGACCGCTGCCCGCCGGCCGGACCACCATCACCACGCCGGAGTCGCCGGAGCTGCAGGCCCTGCTCGCCCACCTGCTGGAGGCCGGCGCGGACAGCGTCGCGATGGAGGTGTCCTCGCACGCCCTGGTCCTGGGCCGGGCCGACGCCATCACCTTCGACGTCGCCGCCTTCACCAACCTCGGCCGGGACCACCTCGACTTCCACGGCGACGAGGAGTCCTACTTCGCCGCCAAGGCCCAGCTGTTCACCCCGGAGCGGACGCGGCAGGTCGTCCTCAGCGTCGACGACGCGGGTGGTCGTCGGATGCTCGACCAGGTCCGCCGCACCCCGGAGCTCACCCTGCGCACGGTCAGCCTGTCCGACCCGGACGCCGACTACCTGCTGCTCGACGCGCGCCCGGCTCCCGACGGCCGCACCGCCGTCACCGCCCGCGCCGACGGGCGCCGGCTCGACCTGGTGCTGCCGCTGCCGGGCGACTTCAACGTGCGGAACGCCCTGACGGCGCTGGCCATGGTCGCCCTGGCCGGCGGCGACGTGGCCGCGGCCGCCGCCGGCCTGGCCGACGTCGACGTGCCGGGCCGGATGCAGCGGGTCGCGCTGGGTCCCGGCGCCCCCACCGTCGTCGTCGACTTCGCCCACACGCCGCAGGCCGTCGCCGCCGCCCTCGGTGCGGTCCGCGACCGGCGGGTGGTCGCCGTCCTCGGCTGCGGCGGCGACCGCGACCCGGCCAAGCGGCGCCCCATGGGTGAGGCCGCGGCCCGGGGGGCCGCCGTCGTCGTGGTCACCGACGACAACCCGCGCTCGGAGGACCCGGCCGCCATCCGCGCCGAGGTGCTGGCGGGCGCGCGCGCCGCCGGCGGCCCGGCGGAGGTCCACGACGGCGGCGACCGCGCGTCGGCCATCCGGCTCGCCCTGTCGCTGGCCGGCCCCGACGACGTGGTGGCCGTGCTCGGCAAGGGCCACGAGACCGGCCAGGAGGTCGCGGGCACCGTGCTGCCCTTCGCCGACGCCGACGTGGCCCGCGCGGCCTGGGCCGCGCTCGGCGGCCCGCCCGCCGCCCCCGCCGGAGGTCCGCGGTGA
- a CDS encoding UDP-N-acetylmuramoyl-tripeptide--D-alanyl-D-alanine ligase encodes MIGLSVAEVAEVVGAELTAGDPDALVTSVVADSRAVVPGALFVALAGSRVDGHDLVVSSWRGGAVAALTGRDVPPAPCLPVDDQVTALGRVARRVVDRGVAGGLQVVGITGSQGKTSTKDLLAQVLEGVGPTVAPVGNLNNELGVPLTVCRVEPGTRFLVAELGARGVGHIAYLCDVVAPRVGVVLNVGQAHVGEFGGQDAIARAKGELVEALPATGVAVLNAEDPRVWAMRSRTVAPVLAFAGSGGPPPPGGPALWAEDLTADRLGRHAFALHARDAAGATAAAPVVLRLTGRHQVPNAVAAAAAAVALGLPLDVVAAALSAAGPRSRWRMELHERADGVVVVNDSYNANPDSMRAAVGTLVELGRSTGGRTVAVVGDMLELGDSAEAEHADLGRHLAEHQVGRVLALGEHAGTVVRAAVEAGLPPGAATAPQDKEEALAVLRAELGPGDVVLVKASRGLALDTVAEALVAPDAVPGALEHPSAASEEPA; translated from the coding sequence GTGATCGGGCTGAGCGTCGCCGAGGTCGCCGAGGTCGTCGGCGCCGAGCTGACCGCCGGGGACCCGGACGCCCTCGTCACCTCCGTGGTCGCGGACTCCCGCGCCGTCGTCCCCGGTGCGCTGTTCGTCGCGCTGGCCGGCTCGCGCGTGGACGGCCACGACCTCGTCGTCAGCTCGTGGCGGGGCGGTGCCGTCGCGGCGCTGACCGGCCGGGACGTGCCGCCCGCCCCCTGCCTGCCCGTCGACGACCAGGTCACCGCGCTCGGCCGGGTGGCCCGCCGGGTGGTCGACCGCGGCGTCGCGGGCGGCCTGCAGGTCGTCGGCATCACCGGGTCGCAGGGCAAGACCTCCACCAAGGACCTGCTGGCGCAGGTGCTCGAGGGCGTCGGGCCCACGGTCGCCCCGGTCGGCAACCTCAACAACGAGCTGGGCGTGCCGCTGACCGTCTGCCGGGTCGAGCCGGGGACCCGCTTCCTCGTGGCCGAGCTGGGCGCCCGTGGGGTCGGGCACATCGCCTACCTGTGCGACGTCGTCGCGCCCCGGGTCGGGGTGGTGCTCAACGTCGGCCAGGCGCACGTCGGCGAGTTCGGCGGCCAGGACGCCATCGCCCGCGCCAAGGGGGAGCTGGTCGAGGCGCTGCCCGCCACCGGCGTGGCCGTCCTCAACGCCGAAGACCCGCGGGTCTGGGCCATGCGCTCCCGCACCGTCGCCCCGGTGCTGGCCTTCGCCGGCTCCGGCGGCCCACCGCCCCCCGGCGGGCCGGCGCTGTGGGCCGAGGACCTGACCGCCGACCGGCTCGGCCGCCACGCCTTCGCCCTGCACGCACGGGACGCCGCCGGCGCCACCGCGGCCGCCCCGGTGGTGCTGCGGCTGACCGGCCGGCACCAGGTGCCCAACGCGGTGGCCGCCGCCGCGGCGGCCGTGGCCCTCGGGCTGCCGCTGGACGTCGTCGCCGCCGCGCTGAGCGCGGCCGGCCCCCGTTCCCGCTGGCGGATGGAGCTGCACGAGCGCGCCGACGGCGTCGTGGTGGTCAACGACAGCTACAACGCCAACCCCGACTCCATGCGGGCCGCGGTGGGCACCCTGGTCGAGCTGGGCCGCTCCACCGGCGGCCGCACCGTCGCCGTCGTGGGCGACATGCTCGAGCTCGGCGACAGCGCCGAGGCCGAGCACGCCGACCTCGGGCGGCACCTCGCCGAGCACCAGGTCGGCCGCGTGCTGGCCCTCGGCGAGCACGCCGGCACCGTCGTCCGGGCCGCCGTGGAGGCCGGGCTCCCGCCCGGCGCCGCGACCGCCCCGCAGGACAAGGAGGAGGCCCTCGCCGTCCTCCGGGCCGAGCTCGGTCCCGGCGACGTGGTGCTGGTGAAGGCGTCCCGTGGCTTAGCCTTGGACACCGTGGCCGAGGCCCTCGTCGCTCCCGACGCGGTCCCCGGCGCGCTCGAGCACCCGTCCGCCGCCAGTGAGGAACCCGCGTGA
- the mraY gene encoding phospho-N-acetylmuramoyl-pentapeptide-transferase has protein sequence MKTIVFAGSLALLGTLLGTRLAITLLVKKGYGQLIRDDGPTTHHVKRGTPTMGGLVIIAAVLVAYFGAHLLTWTLPSASALLVLFLFTGLGVVGFLDDYIKISKQRSLGLRSKAKIIGQSVVAIIFALLALQFPDERGVTPASPAISFLRDIKGLDALPVVVVVLWVMLLIAAASNGVNLTDGLDGLAAGTCVMIFGAYALINIWQYNQSCAYTASAGPKCYEVRDPYDLAVVAIALAGACFGFLWWNAEPAKIFMGDTGSLSLGGALAGMAIFTRTELLLLIIGGLLVIEVGSVILQTSYFKLTRRMYGTPRRLFKMTPFHHHFELLNWAQVTIVMRFWIIAGLFVSGGLGLFYAEWVAGT, from the coding sequence GTGAAGACCATCGTTTTCGCGGGCTCGCTCGCCCTCCTGGGCACCCTGCTGGGCACGCGGCTCGCCATCACGCTGCTGGTCAAGAAGGGCTACGGCCAGCTGATCCGCGACGACGGGCCCACCACCCACCACGTCAAGCGCGGCACCCCGACGATGGGCGGGTTGGTCATCATCGCCGCCGTCCTGGTCGCCTACTTCGGCGCGCACCTGCTCACCTGGACGCTCCCGTCGGCCTCGGCCCTGCTGGTGCTGTTCCTGTTCACCGGCCTCGGCGTCGTCGGCTTCCTCGACGACTACATCAAGATCAGCAAGCAGCGCTCGCTCGGCCTGCGCAGCAAGGCCAAGATCATCGGCCAGTCGGTCGTCGCGATCATCTTCGCCCTGCTCGCCCTCCAGTTCCCCGACGAGCGGGGCGTCACCCCGGCCTCACCGGCGATCTCGTTCCTGCGCGACATCAAGGGCCTGGACGCGCTGCCGGTGGTGGTCGTCGTGCTGTGGGTGATGCTGCTGATCGCCGCGGCCAGCAACGGCGTCAACCTCACCGACGGGCTCGACGGCCTCGCCGCCGGCACCTGCGTGATGATCTTCGGCGCCTACGCCCTCATCAACATCTGGCAGTACAACCAGTCCTGCGCCTACACGGCCTCCGCCGGACCCAAGTGCTACGAGGTGCGCGACCCCTACGACCTCGCGGTGGTGGCGATCGCCCTGGCCGGCGCCTGCTTCGGGTTCCTCTGGTGGAACGCCGAGCCGGCCAAGATCTTCATGGGCGACACCGGCTCGCTGTCCCTGGGCGGCGCGCTCGCCGGCATGGCCATCTTCACCCGCACCGAGCTGCTGCTGCTGATCATCGGCGGCCTGCTGGTGATCGAGGTCGGGTCGGTCATCCTGCAGACCAGCTACTTCAAGCTGACCCGGCGGATGTACGGCACGCCGCGGCGGCTGTTCAAGATGACCCCGTTCCACCACCACTTCGAGCTGCTCAACTGGGCCCAGGTGACCATCGTCATGCGTTTCTGGATCATCGCCGGGCTCTTCGTCTCCGGTGGGCTCGGCCTGTTCTACGCGGAGTGGGTGGCCGGGACATGA
- the murD gene encoding UDP-N-acetylmuramoyl-L-alanine--D-glutamate ligase produces MTRPGWLPAADGASPWEQAHVVVAGIGVSGFAAADGLLQFGARVTVLDERADEVGTDKGALLEVLGGTVRLGPGSTAALPEDADLVITTGWAPGNPLLVAAAARDVPIWSEVELAWRLSRPAKVIPWLGVTGTNGKTTTTQMLEAMLAASGLRTAAVGNIGRPIMEIVLDPEPYDVLAVELSSHQLHWSNSLALHSAAVLNLQPDHLEWHGSFEAYAAAKASIYERVSTSCVYNVQDPATERMVEDAEVVEGARAIGFTLGTPAPSMLGVVDDLLVDRAFIEQRRDSALELAKLSDISPLAPHNVANALAAAALARSFGVLPLAVRDGLRSVTLGSHKIQTVTERDGIRWVDDSKATNPHAADAALRAFGSTTPDDPAGKVVWIAGGQAKGTSFDELVTAHAGRLRAAVLLGVDRDVIAGALARHAPDVPVEMIGATDTGAMVQAVTAAASMARPGDTVLLAPGCASKDMYTDYAARGHAFVRAIRHLTSGSGGTGGAA; encoded by the coding sequence ATGACCCGGCCGGGTTGGCTCCCCGCTGCGGACGGGGCGTCGCCCTGGGAGCAGGCGCACGTCGTCGTCGCCGGGATCGGGGTGTCGGGGTTCGCCGCGGCCGACGGGCTGCTGCAGTTCGGCGCCCGGGTGACCGTGCTCGACGAGCGGGCCGACGAGGTCGGCACCGACAAGGGTGCGCTGCTGGAGGTGCTCGGCGGGACGGTCCGGCTGGGGCCCGGCTCGACGGCGGCGCTGCCCGAGGACGCCGACCTGGTCATCACCACGGGCTGGGCGCCCGGCAACCCGCTGCTCGTGGCGGCCGCCGCGCGGGACGTGCCGATCTGGAGCGAGGTCGAGCTGGCCTGGCGGCTGAGCCGTCCCGCCAAGGTCATCCCCTGGCTGGGCGTGACCGGCACCAACGGCAAGACCACCACCACGCAGATGCTCGAGGCGATGCTCGCCGCCTCGGGGCTGCGGACGGCGGCGGTCGGCAACATCGGCCGTCCGATCATGGAGATCGTCCTCGACCCCGAGCCCTACGACGTGCTGGCGGTCGAGCTGTCCAGCCACCAGCTGCACTGGTCGAACTCCCTGGCCCTGCACTCGGCGGCCGTCCTCAACCTGCAGCCCGACCACCTCGAGTGGCACGGCTCCTTCGAGGCCTACGCCGCGGCGAAGGCCTCGATCTACGAGCGCGTCTCCACCAGCTGCGTCTACAACGTGCAGGACCCGGCCACCGAGCGGATGGTCGAGGACGCCGAGGTGGTGGAGGGCGCCCGCGCCATCGGTTTCACGCTCGGCACGCCCGCACCCTCGATGCTCGGCGTCGTCGACGACCTGCTGGTCGACCGGGCGTTCATCGAGCAGCGCCGGGACTCGGCGCTGGAGCTGGCCAAGCTGTCCGACATCTCCCCGCTGGCCCCGCACAACGTCGCCAACGCGCTGGCCGCCGCCGCGCTGGCCCGCTCGTTCGGGGTGCTGCCGCTGGCCGTCCGCGACGGGCTGCGCAGCGTCACCCTGGGCTCGCACAAGATCCAGACCGTGACCGAGCGGGACGGGATCCGCTGGGTCGACGACTCCAAGGCCACCAACCCCCACGCGGCGGACGCGGCGCTGCGGGCGTTCGGCTCCACCACCCCGGACGACCCGGCCGGCAAGGTGGTCTGGATCGCCGGCGGGCAGGCCAAGGGGACCAGCTTCGACGAGCTCGTGACCGCGCACGCCGGCCGGCTGCGCGCTGCCGTGCTGCTCGGCGTCGACCGCGACGTGATCGCCGGGGCGCTGGCTCGACACGCCCCCGATGTCCCCGTCGAGATGATCGGGGCCACCGACACTGGTGCCATGGTGCAGGCCGTCACGGCGGCTGCCTCGATGGCTCGGCCCGGTGACACGGTGCTGCTCGCCCCGGGGTGCGCCAGCAAGGACATGTACACCGACTACGCCGCGCGCGGCCACGCGTTCGTCCGGGCGATCCGGCACCTGACCTCCGGGTCGGGCGGGACGGGTGGCGCGGCGTAG
- the ftsW gene encoding putative lipid II flippase FtsW, with the protein MATTVPSRGGVPAPRTAGTPRSSVKRERLATGRRSAGALHETLGWLRAVLDRPLTSYHLVLASVSLLLVLGLMMVLSASSVSAYLNEGDSYYYVKRQAIFLVAGLVAAVVIARLPLGTLRMLGWAGVGLAAVLLTLTYTGLGKTINGNRNWLYLGSESFSIQPAEFAKLAMIVWGADVLARKQRLLDQPKHLLVPYLPVCGLLILLVVFQGDAGTAVVMAGIVAGVLWIVGAPLRVLGALAGVGVLGVVGLFASSPNRMRRLAAFLDPTADLGGANDQSQAGMYAIASGGWWGVGLGASRQKWGSLPEAHTDFIFAVLGEEFGLFGSLVVLGLFLVLGYAGVRIATRSDEPFARYAAGGVTAWFMIQALINLAVVLRLVPIAGVPLPLVSYGGSALVANLLAVGVLLACARREPGARALLAQRPERHRPRVSTVVGSRGPR; encoded by the coding sequence GTGGCGACAACAGTTCCCTCCCGGGGTGGCGTTCCGGCCCCCCGCACCGCGGGGACGCCGCGCAGCTCCGTCAAGCGGGAGCGGCTCGCCACCGGCCGCCGCAGTGCCGGCGCCCTGCACGAGACGCTCGGCTGGCTCCGCGCGGTGCTCGACCGGCCGCTGACCAGCTACCACCTCGTCCTCGCCTCGGTCTCCCTGCTGCTCGTCCTCGGGCTGATGATGGTGCTGTCGGCGTCCAGCGTCAGCGCCTACCTCAACGAGGGCGACTCCTACTACTACGTCAAGCGGCAGGCGATCTTCCTCGTCGCCGGGCTGGTCGCCGCCGTCGTGATCGCCCGCCTGCCGCTCGGCACCCTGCGGATGCTCGGCTGGGCCGGCGTCGGTCTCGCGGCCGTGCTGCTGACCCTCACCTACACCGGGCTGGGCAAGACCATCAACGGCAACCGGAACTGGCTCTACCTGGGGTCGGAGTCGTTCTCCATCCAGCCGGCCGAGTTCGCGAAGCTGGCCATGATCGTGTGGGGCGCGGACGTGCTGGCGCGCAAGCAGCGGCTGCTCGACCAGCCCAAGCACCTGCTGGTGCCCTACCTGCCGGTCTGCGGGCTGCTCATCCTGCTCGTCGTCTTCCAGGGCGACGCCGGCACGGCCGTGGTGATGGCCGGGATCGTCGCCGGGGTGCTGTGGATCGTCGGGGCCCCGCTCCGCGTCCTCGGCGCGCTGGCCGGCGTCGGCGTCCTCGGGGTGGTCGGCCTCTTCGCCTCCAGCCCCAACCGGATGCGCCGGCTGGCCGCCTTCCTCGACCCGACCGCCGACCTGGGCGGGGCCAACGACCAGTCGCAGGCCGGCATGTACGCCATCGCCTCGGGCGGCTGGTGGGGCGTCGGCCTGGGCGCCAGCCGGCAGAAGTGGGGGAGCCTGCCCGAGGCGCACACCGACTTCATCTTCGCCGTGCTCGGTGAGGAGTTCGGGCTGTTCGGCAGCCTCGTCGTGCTCGGGCTGTTCCTCGTCCTCGGCTACGCCGGCGTGCGGATCGCCACCCGCTCCGACGAGCCCTTCGCCCGCTACGCCGCCGGAGGGGTCACCGCCTGGTTCATGATCCAGGCGCTGATCAACCTGGCCGTCGTGCTGCGGCTGGTCCCGATCGCCGGGGTGCCGCTGCCCCTGGTGTCCTACGGCGGCTCGGCACTGGTGGCCAACCTGCTGGCCGTCGGCGTGCTGCTGGCCTGCGCGCGCCGGGAGCCCGGGGCCCGCGCCCTGCTGGCCCAGCGGCCCGAGCGGCACCGCCCGCGGGTGAGCACCGTCGTCGGCTCGCGGGGTCCCCGGTGA
- the murG gene encoding undecaprenyldiphospho-muramoylpentapeptide beta-N-acetylglucosaminyltransferase: MTSAAPSVVLAGGGTSGHTSPLIATAAELERLRPGVRVTAVGTARGLETRVVPAAGLTLELIPPVPLPRRPGVDQALVGVRLWQAVAAAVTLLRRVEADVVLGFGGYVSTPVYLAARRLGLPIVLHEQNAVPGLANKLAARLTRHVYTAFPDTPLPHARYLGLPLRRGITELDRAAARSDARSRAGLDPERTTLLVSGGSQGAASINRAVLGARDSLLAAGIQVLHVLGPKNLTDETRPTVDLATGAGYHPVGYVDAMEDAYAAADLMLGRCGASTVLETAVVGLPAVFVPYPHGNGEQARNAALVVDAGGGLLLPDAACTATWVARTVPALLADAARLRGMTDALRGVARVDAASQLARRTLEVVA; this comes from the coding sequence GTGACCTCCGCCGCGCCCTCGGTCGTCCTCGCGGGCGGCGGGACCTCCGGGCACACCTCGCCGCTGATCGCGACCGCCGCCGAGCTCGAGCGGCTGCGGCCCGGCGTCAGGGTCACCGCCGTGGGCACGGCCCGCGGGCTCGAGACCCGGGTCGTACCCGCCGCTGGCCTGACCCTCGAGCTCATCCCGCCCGTCCCGCTGCCCCGCCGGCCCGGCGTCGACCAGGCCCTGGTCGGCGTCCGGCTCTGGCAGGCCGTGGCCGCGGCCGTCACCCTGCTCCGGCGGGTCGAGGCCGACGTCGTGCTCGGGTTCGGCGGCTACGTCTCCACCCCGGTGTACCTGGCCGCCCGCCGGCTGGGCCTGCCGATCGTGCTGCACGAGCAGAACGCGGTGCCGGGGCTGGCCAACAAGCTGGCCGCCCGGCTCACCCGGCACGTGTACACCGCCTTCCCGGACACCCCGCTGCCGCACGCCCGCTACCTGGGCCTGCCGCTGCGGCGGGGGATCACCGAGCTGGACCGCGCGGCCGCGCGCTCCGACGCCCGCAGCCGGGCCGGGCTGGACCCCGAGCGGACGACGCTGCTGGTCAGCGGCGGTTCGCAGGGTGCGGCGAGCATCAACCGCGCCGTGCTCGGCGCCCGCGACTCCCTGCTGGCCGCGGGCATCCAGGTGCTGCACGTGCTGGGGCCGAAGAACCTGACCGACGAGACCCGGCCGACGGTCGACCTCGCCACCGGCGCGGGCTACCACCCCGTCGGCTACGTCGACGCCATGGAGGACGCCTACGCGGCCGCGGACCTGATGCTCGGGCGCTGCGGGGCCAGCACGGTGCTGGAGACCGCCGTGGTCGGCCTGCCCGCCGTGTTCGTGCCCTACCCGCACGGCAACGGTGAGCAGGCTCGCAACGCGGCCCTCGTCGTCGACGCGGGGGGCGGCCTGCTGCTGCCCGACGCCGCGTGCACGGCGACGTGGGTCGCCCGGACGGTGCCGGCCCTGCTGGCCGACGCCGCGCGGCTGCGCGGGATGACGGACGCCCTCCGCGGCGTTGCCCGGGTGGACGCCGCGTCGCAGCTGGCGCGCAGAACCCTGGAGGTGGTGGCCTGA
- the murC gene encoding UDP-N-acetylmuramate--L-alanine ligase yields MALVEPVELVPAQELGPVHFIAIGGSGMNGIASMLVQLGVEVSGSDRNDSAYLRSLEAAGARVHVGHAAEQLGDARTVVASSAIRPENPELAEARRRGLRVLHRSAALGSLMLGRRGVAVAGTHGKTTTTGMLAHVLTGCGLDPSFVIGGALTGTKTGGHLGGGDVMVVEADESDGSFLQYPAEVAVVTNVDADHLSNWGTAEHYADGFLRFATGPAVRLLVVSADDPGAVLLTERVRRAQADGRAPEGLEVVTFGVSPDADVRIAGTAFAGTGSQFSLHRRGAGGPVAMAVPGHYNVLNAAATYAVATWLGADEARVRTELGGYAGTNRRFQLVGTVDGVRVYDDYAHHPTEVHHTLVAARTGVGEHGRVVVCFQPHLYTRTRDFWPQLAAALELADEAVVMDVCGDREDPIAGVDGALVADAVSPGTAHVTYVPDWDAAAPTVAALARPGDLVITVGCGDVTKVAPQIVAQLEQRAGGGR; encoded by the coding sequence ATGGCGCTGGTGGAACCGGTCGAGCTGGTGCCGGCCCAGGAGCTGGGTCCGGTGCACTTCATCGCCATCGGCGGGTCCGGGATGAACGGCATCGCCTCGATGCTGGTCCAGCTGGGCGTCGAGGTGAGCGGCAGCGACCGCAACGACTCCGCCTACCTGCGCTCGCTGGAGGCGGCCGGCGCCCGGGTGCACGTGGGCCACGCGGCCGAGCAGCTGGGCGACGCGCGCACCGTCGTCGCCTCCTCCGCCATCCGGCCCGAGAACCCGGAGCTCGCCGAGGCCCGGCGCCGGGGGCTGCGGGTGCTGCACCGCAGCGCCGCCCTCGGCTCGCTGATGCTCGGCCGCCGCGGGGTCGCCGTCGCCGGCACCCACGGCAAGACGACGACGACGGGCATGCTCGCGCACGTCCTCACCGGCTGCGGGCTCGACCCGTCCTTCGTCATCGGCGGCGCCCTGACGGGCACCAAGACGGGCGGCCACCTCGGCGGCGGCGACGTCATGGTGGTCGAGGCCGACGAGAGCGACGGCTCGTTCCTGCAGTACCCGGCCGAGGTGGCCGTCGTCACCAACGTCGACGCCGACCACCTCAGCAACTGGGGGACCGCGGAGCACTACGCCGACGGCTTCCTGCGCTTCGCGACCGGCCCGGCCGTCCGGCTGCTCGTGGTGAGCGCTGACGACCCGGGCGCGGTCCTGCTGACCGAGCGCGTCCGCCGCGCCCAGGCCGACGGCCGGGCCCCGGAGGGGCTGGAGGTCGTCACCTTCGGCGTGTCGCCGGACGCCGACGTGCGGATCGCGGGCACCGCCTTCGCCGGCACCGGCTCCCAGTTCAGCCTGCACCGGCGGGGGGCGGGCGGTCCCGTGGCGATGGCCGTGCCCGGTCACTACAACGTGCTGAACGCCGCCGCCACCTACGCCGTCGCCACCTGGCTGGGCGCCGACGAGGCCCGGGTCCGGACCGAGCTCGGCGGCTACGCGGGCACCAACCGCCGCTTCCAGCTGGTCGGCACCGTCGACGGCGTCCGGGTCTACGACGACTACGCCCACCACCCGACCGAGGTGCACCACACCCTGGTCGCGGCGCGGACGGGGGTGGGGGAGCACGGCCGGGTCGTCGTCTGCTTCCAGCCCCACCTCTACACCCGGACCCGGGACTTCTGGCCCCAGCTGGCCGCGGCCCTCGAGCTGGCCGACGAGGCCGTCGTGATGGACGTCTGCGGCGACCGGGAGGACCCCATCGCCGGCGTCGACGGGGCCCTCGTCGCCGACGCCGTCAGCCCGGGCACGGCGCACGTCACCTACGTGCCCGACTGGGACGCGGCGGCGCCGACGGTCGCCGCCCTCGCCCGGCCGGGCGACCTGGTCATCACCGTCGGCTGCGGGGACGTCACGAAGGTGGCCCCGCAGATCGTCGCCCAGCTGGAGCAGCGCGCAGGAGGAGGCCGATGA
- a CDS encoding cell division protein FtsQ/DivIB has translation MSPTATGTPARPSSPPTPRPRPDLRRELDRRRATRRRLVAAGVVALVVVLAGVLVWLVTASSVLAAREVTVTGQRELTETQVRDAVAVPLGVPLARQDVDAIARRATTLPQVASATVERRWPHTVEVAVVEREPLLAIRQPDGFALVDLRGVAYETRSAVPDGVLRADADPGAVPLLTDLAVVAESLPTELRDDVQRIRATSADDIVLELRSGTTVRWGDARESPLKAQIVDALRTKTTRTIDVSAPHTPAVR, from the coding sequence ATGAGCCCGACCGCCACCGGGACCCCGGCCCGGCCGTCCAGCCCGCCGACCCCACGGCCCCGGCCCGACCTGCGGCGCGAGCTCGACCGGCGCCGGGCCACCCGACGGCGGCTGGTGGCCGCCGGGGTGGTGGCCCTGGTCGTGGTCCTCGCCGGCGTGCTGGTGTGGCTGGTCACCGCCTCGTCCGTGCTCGCGGCCCGGGAGGTCACCGTCACCGGGCAGCGCGAGCTGACCGAGACCCAGGTGCGCGACGCCGTCGCCGTCCCGCTCGGTGTGCCGCTGGCCCGCCAGGACGTGGACGCCATCGCCCGCCGGGCCACCACGCTGCCGCAGGTCGCCTCGGCCACCGTGGAGCGCCGCTGGCCGCACACCGTCGAGGTGGCGGTCGTCGAGCGCGAGCCGCTGCTCGCGATCCGGCAGCCGGACGGTTTCGCCCTGGTCGACCTCCGCGGCGTCGCCTACGAGACGCGGTCCGCGGTGCCCGACGGGGTGCTGCGCGCCGACGCCGACCCGGGCGCCGTGCCCCTGCTCACCGACCTCGCCGTGGTCGCCGAGTCGCTGCCCACGGAGCTGCGCGACGACGTGCAGCGGATCCGGGCGACCTCCGCCGACGACATCGTGCTGGAGCTGCGGTCGGGGACCACCGTCCGCTGGGGTGACGCGCGGGAGTCCCCGCTCAAGGCGCAGATCGTCGACGCGCTCCGCACGAAGACCACCCGCACCATCGACGTCTCGGCCCCGCACACGCCCGCCGTCCGCTGA